A single genomic interval of Bradyrhizobium japonicum USDA 6 harbors:
- a CDS encoding HlyD family secretion protein encodes MSNASYVTETNQKISFRPSRQAVKRAAIGLALALGIAAAGDFGYDYLSTGRYLESTDDAYVKADSTIVAPKVSGYIAKVLVGDNEKVRAGQLLAKIDDRDFRAALDQARADVAAGEASVRNIDAQLELQQPIIEQSTADVAAADANLKFAQEERARYDDLMKSGSGTIQRAQQTDAALRASNAQLQHAKSGLVATQRKVDVLTTQRAQATAQLDRTRAVAQQAELNLSYTEITAPVDGTVGARSLRVGQYVQAGTQLMAVVPLDAVYVVANFKETQLTHVRAGQPVELQVDSFRNRTLRGHVDSLSPASGLEFALLPPDNATGNFTKIVQRVPVKIVLDDHSLTGLLRPGMSAVPTIDTKATVLAERETAGRLANNAPARTAAEAGKAGRIIKSCRTILPTLPRLSKPTA; translated from the coding sequence ATGTCGAACGCTTCTTATGTCACTGAAACCAATCAGAAAATCAGCTTTCGCCCGTCCCGGCAGGCGGTCAAGCGGGCGGCCATCGGCTTGGCGCTAGCCCTCGGAATCGCCGCGGCCGGCGACTTCGGCTACGACTACCTGAGCACCGGCCGTTACCTCGAATCCACCGACGACGCCTATGTGAAGGCGGATTCCACCATCGTCGCCCCCAAGGTTTCCGGCTACATCGCGAAGGTGCTGGTGGGCGACAACGAGAAGGTCCGGGCCGGCCAGCTTCTCGCGAAGATAGACGACCGCGATTTCAGGGCCGCGCTCGACCAGGCCCGCGCCGATGTCGCCGCCGGTGAAGCCTCGGTGCGCAACATCGACGCCCAGCTCGAACTGCAGCAGCCCATCATCGAGCAGAGCACGGCCGACGTGGCCGCGGCCGACGCCAATCTGAAATTCGCGCAGGAGGAACGCGCCCGCTACGACGACCTGATGAAGTCGGGCTCCGGCACGATCCAGCGTGCGCAGCAGACCGATGCGGCGCTCCGCGCCAGCAACGCGCAATTGCAGCACGCCAAGTCAGGCCTGGTGGCCACGCAGCGGAAGGTCGACGTGCTCACCACCCAGCGCGCCCAAGCAACTGCACAGCTCGACCGCACCCGCGCGGTCGCACAGCAGGCAGAGCTGAACCTGTCCTATACCGAGATCACCGCGCCGGTGGACGGCACGGTCGGCGCACGCTCGTTACGCGTCGGCCAGTATGTGCAGGCCGGCACGCAATTGATGGCGGTGGTGCCGCTCGATGCGGTTTATGTCGTCGCCAACTTCAAGGAGACGCAGCTCACGCATGTGCGTGCGGGCCAGCCGGTCGAGCTGCAGGTCGACAGTTTTCGCAATCGCACGCTTCGCGGTCACGTCGACAGCCTTTCGCCAGCCAGCGGACTTGAATTCGCGCTGCTGCCGCCCGACAACGCCACCGGAAATTTCACCAAGATCGTGCAACGCGTGCCGGTGAAGATCGTGCTCGACGACCACAGCCTGACCGGCCTGCTCAGGCCCGGCATGTCGGCGGTGCCGACCATCGACACCAAGGCGACTGTGCTGGCCGAGCGCGAGACGGCTGGGCGCCTCGCCAACAACGCCCCCGCCCGAACGGCGGCTGAAGCCGGGAAGGCCGGCAGGATTATCAAGTCCTGCCGGACGATCCTTCCCACGCTTCCTCGATTATCGAAACCAACCGCCTAA
- a CDS encoding carboxymuconolactone decarboxylase family protein, translated as MKPRMNFYQAAPDTMKALMALEEQIQSTGLEKSLIELVKIRASQINGCAFCINMHTEDARKRGETEQRIYLLNAWRESPLYTDRERAALAWTESVTLISETHAPDDVYEQVRAQFSDAETVNLTMLIGAINAWNRIAIAFRAVHPVKVKASVA; from the coding sequence ATGAAACCCCGCATGAACTTCTACCAGGCCGCCCCCGACACGATGAAGGCGCTGATGGCGCTGGAAGAGCAGATCCAGTCGACGGGACTCGAGAAATCGCTGATCGAGCTCGTCAAGATCCGCGCGTCGCAGATCAACGGCTGCGCCTTCTGCATCAACATGCACACCGAGGACGCCCGCAAGCGCGGCGAGACCGAACAGCGCATCTATCTGCTCAACGCCTGGCGCGAATCCCCGCTCTATACCGATCGCGAGCGTGCAGCGCTGGCCTGGACGGAATCGGTGACGCTGATCTCCGAGACCCACGCGCCGGACGACGTCTACGAGCAGGTCCGCGCGCAATTCTCCGACGCGGAGACGGTGAACCTGACGATGCTGATCGGAGCCATCAATGCCTGGAACCGGATCGCGATCGCGTTCCGCGCGGTGCATCCGGTGAAGGTGAAGGCGTCGGTGGCGTGA
- a CDS encoding MDR family MFS transporter, which translates to MSTLQPTADAASAASIPAPAAPATPAVSAKTWIAVIGATLGAFMAVLNIQIVNASLADIQGAIGAGIDDGGWISTSYLIAEIVVIPLSGWLAQVFSIRIYLLTNATLFLVFSAACALAQDLPQMIMLRAVQGFSGGVLIPMAFTLIITLLPKTKQPIGLALFAISATFAPAIGPTIGGYLTENWGWQYIFYVNLVPGTLMIAMLWLSLEAKPMQLSLLRAGDWPGIITMAIGLSALQTVLEEGNKDDWFGSPFIVKLSIVAAIALTAFLVIELTAKKPLLNLRLLVRRNFGFGILANFLLGIALYGSVFILPVYLSRIQGYNAEQIGMVLAWTGLPQLLLIPLVPRLMQRFDARIIIGIGFALFAASNFMNIYMTNDYATDQLFWPNVVRAVGQAFVFAPLSAVATAGIEPENAGSASGLFNMMRNLGGAIGIALLQTLLTKREQYHSNVLMQSVSVFEQATRTRLEQLTQYFINHGVLDRVDAAHRAYVAIGHVVQKQAYILAFSDTFYLLGVALIVALIASLFLKKPGQVSAGGAH; encoded by the coding sequence ATGAGCACGCTCCAACCGACCGCCGACGCCGCCTCCGCTGCCAGCATTCCCGCCCCTGCTGCGCCCGCCACGCCGGCGGTTTCCGCAAAAACCTGGATCGCGGTGATCGGCGCCACCCTCGGCGCCTTCATGGCGGTGCTGAACATCCAGATCGTCAACGCATCACTCGCCGACATCCAGGGCGCGATCGGCGCCGGCATCGACGATGGCGGCTGGATCTCGACCTCCTATCTGATCGCCGAGATCGTGGTGATCCCGCTCTCCGGCTGGCTTGCGCAGGTGTTCTCGATCCGCATCTATCTGCTCACCAACGCGACCTTGTTTCTGGTGTTCTCCGCGGCCTGCGCGCTGGCGCAGGACCTTCCGCAGATGATCATGCTGCGCGCGGTGCAGGGATTCTCCGGCGGCGTGCTGATCCCGATGGCGTTCACCCTGATCATCACGTTGCTGCCGAAGACGAAGCAACCGATCGGACTCGCGCTTTTTGCAATCTCTGCAACATTCGCGCCCGCGATCGGCCCGACCATTGGCGGTTATCTCACCGAGAACTGGGGCTGGCAGTATATCTTCTATGTCAACCTGGTGCCCGGCACGCTGATGATAGCGATGCTGTGGCTCTCGCTGGAAGCCAAGCCGATGCAGTTGTCACTGCTGCGCGCCGGCGACTGGCCGGGCATCATCACCATGGCGATCGGCCTCTCCGCGCTGCAGACCGTTCTGGAAGAAGGCAACAAGGACGACTGGTTCGGCTCACCTTTCATCGTCAAACTGTCCATTGTCGCCGCAATTGCCCTGACCGCCTTCCTGGTGATCGAATTGACTGCGAAGAAGCCGCTGTTGAACCTGCGTCTGCTGGTTCGCCGCAATTTCGGCTTCGGCATCCTCGCCAACTTCCTGCTCGGCATCGCGCTGTACGGTTCGGTGTTCATCTTGCCGGTCTATCTGTCGCGCATCCAGGGCTACAACGCCGAGCAGATCGGCATGGTTCTGGCTTGGACCGGCTTACCGCAGCTGTTGCTGATCCCGCTCGTGCCGCGGCTGATGCAGCGCTTCGATGCCCGGATCATTATCGGCATCGGCTTCGCGCTGTTCGCTGCCTCCAATTTCATGAACATCTACATGACGAATGACTACGCCACCGATCAGCTGTTCTGGCCGAATGTCGTCCGCGCTGTCGGACAGGCTTTTGTGTTCGCGCCGCTCTCGGCCGTCGCCACCGCCGGAATCGAGCCGGAGAATGCCGGTTCCGCATCGGGCCTATTCAACATGATGCGCAACCTCGGCGGAGCCATCGGTATCGCGCTGCTTCAGACGCTGCTGACCAAGCGCGAGCAATATCACTCCAACGTGCTGATGCAGTCGGTCTCGGTGTTCGAGCAGGCCACCCGTACGCGGCTGGAGCAGCTCACGCAGTATTTCATCAACCACGGCGTGCTCGACCGTGTCGATGCTGCGCATCGCGCCTATGTTGCGATCGGCCATGTCGTGCAGAAGCAGGCTTACATCCTCGCCTTCAGCGACACCTTCTATCTGCTCGGCGTCGCGCTGATCGTCGCCCTCATCGCCTCCCTCTTCCTGAAGAAGCCCGGCCAAGTTTCGGCCGGTGGCGCCCACTGA